A genomic region of Salinibacter pepae contains the following coding sequences:
- a CDS encoding type II toxin-antitoxin system Phd/YefM family antitoxin — protein MTQVPLREAQDCLEALLARVEEGEMILITRSGRPPVRLGPVQSQDEEENTLPSLHQWREDLQVKGEPLSETIQHQREENRY, from the coding sequence ATGACCCAGGTCCCGCTTCGAGAAGCGCAAGACTGTCTTGAGGCCCTTCTCGCTCGTGTGGAGGAAGGGGAAATGATTCTCATTACGCGGTCGGGACGCCCCCCGGTTCGTCTTGGGCCTGTACAGTCACAAGACGAAGAGGAGAATACCTTGCCGTCGCTCCATCAGTGGCGTGAAGATCTTCAGGTGAAGGGGGAGCCCCTCAGTGAAACGATACAGCATCAGCGAGAGGAGAATCGATATTGA
- a CDS encoding type II toxin-antitoxin system VapC family toxin: MTQYVDTSILAVYYCPEPLSGRVEQRLRALRPPVVSWLTDVEMHSALAKKVRRGELAEEDAERVQDLFRTHVSHALYEVAAIEHGDFVQARQWIARMDTALRTLDALHLAVARCRDREVLTADEGVADAGRTFELDVELMRAGDSS, from the coding sequence TTGACCCAATACGTCGACACAAGCATTCTGGCGGTGTACTACTGCCCCGAGCCACTCAGCGGACGGGTGGAGCAACGGCTTCGTGCTCTTCGACCTCCCGTCGTTAGCTGGTTGACAGACGTGGAGATGCACTCGGCGCTGGCAAAGAAAGTGCGGAGGGGCGAATTGGCGGAAGAAGATGCCGAGCGGGTTCAGGACCTCTTCCGTACCCACGTGTCCCATGCATTGTATGAGGTCGCGGCAATCGAACACGGGGATTTTGTGCAGGCCCGGCAGTGGATCGCTCGAATGGACACGGCGCTCCGGACCCTGGATGCGTTGCACCTTGCCGTGGCCCGTTGTCGAGACCGGGAGGTTCTGACGGCGGATGAGGGGGTGGCAGACGCCGGTCGCACCTTCGAGCTGGACGTAGAATTGATGCGCGCCGGTGATTCTTCGTGA
- a CDS encoding nucleotidyltransferase family protein, translating to MTKVAHEHRTEILQLAREHGAYDVRLFGSVARGEDRPDSDLDLLVRMEDGRSLLDHVALKQDLEDLLGRDVDVVTEASLHPGLRDQVLREAVSLQ from the coding sequence ATGACCAAGGTTGCTCACGAACACCGGACCGAGATTTTGCAGCTTGCTCGCGAGCACGGGGCGTACGATGTCCGGCTCTTTGGGTCGGTCGCCCGCGGTGAGGATCGGCCGGACAGCGATCTCGATCTGCTCGTTCGGATGGAGGACGGCCGAAGTTTGCTAGATCACGTCGCTCTGAAGCAGGACCTTGAAGATCTGCTGGGACGAGATGTCGATGTGGTGACGGAAGCATCGTTGCACCCGGGGCTTCGCGATCAGGTGCTTCGGGAGGCCGTTTCCCTTCAATGA
- a CDS encoding HepT-like ribonuclease domain-containing protein, which produces MSADETDELYLEHIRERIGRIEACAQEGREAFDASPILQDAVMRNFEVIGEAVKQLSPDLRDRYASVEWRRVAGFRDVLIHNYMGVDLDEVWNVIEKDLPRLKRTVTAMLDDMNG; this is translated from the coding sequence ATGAGTGCCGATGAGACGGATGAACTGTACCTTGAGCATATCCGAGAGCGCATCGGGCGGATTGAAGCATGTGCCCAAGAGGGACGAGAGGCCTTCGACGCGTCGCCCATCCTTCAAGATGCGGTCATGCGCAATTTCGAGGTGATTGGGGAAGCGGTGAAACAGCTCTCTCCCGATCTTCGGGACCGGTATGCAAGCGTGGAATGGCGCCGAGTGGCGGGCTTTCGAGATGTGCTTATTCACAATTACATGGGGGTTGACCTTGATGAAGTGTGGAACGTGATCGAAAAGGACCTGCCGCGGCTCAAACGTACGGTGACAGCCATGTTGGACGACATGAACGGATGA
- a CDS encoding type II toxin-antitoxin system VapC family toxin, which translates to MVDTNILVYATIDEAPKCGEARRWMQRLQKDGVQLCATPQIYREYLVVLTRGSVFERRFSSDEALATLNDTRPAFRTLSPTGDTSEKCTLLLQRYGVRSKQVHDANIVAVMMTYGLKGLATFDFSPG; encoded by the coding sequence ATGGTCGACACCAATATTCTGGTCTATGCGACGATCGACGAGGCCCCAAAGTGCGGCGAAGCACGCCGGTGGATGCAGCGCCTTCAGAAGGACGGCGTCCAGCTTTGTGCAACGCCGCAGATTTACCGGGAGTACCTGGTCGTCCTGACGCGCGGCAGCGTGTTTGAACGACGCTTTTCGTCGGACGAAGCGCTTGCCACGCTCAACGACACACGCCCGGCGTTTCGAACCCTTTCGCCGACGGGCGATACGTCCGAAAAGTGTACGTTGCTCCTTCAGCGCTACGGCGTCCGTAGCAAGCAGGTGCATGATGCCAATATCGTTGCCGTCATGATGACGTACGGCCTCAAGGGGCTTGCCACGTTTGACTTCTCCCCCGGATAA
- a CDS encoding RNA-guided endonuclease InsQ/TnpB family protein, whose protein sequence is MAQKKGFKYRFYPTEDQEAVLAKVFGHTRYVWNWALELRTDAYYEEGESLSYTDTAKRLTGLKKEKTWLREVSSVALQQKLRDLDQAFQNFFDGRCGYPNFKAKHDKQAARFASNAFTLHGKKLSVAKVPGSLNVRWSRDLPEEAKPTSVTLTKDPAGRYFVSITCTLPDPEPRPVVTDKEGDHKSVGIDLGVADVVVTSDGWKSGNPKYLEDDLYRLQKAQRRLSRKEKGSENWKKQKQRVAKIHAEIQDKREDFLHKLSRKVVDENQVIALESLNVKGMQQNRNLARSISDTGWSTLVRMIEYKAKEAGRTVVKIDRWFPSTKRCSECGYVTESKPLSVRSWDCPRCEASHDRDINAAKNIRTAGLAGASQKANDSGGHSKTRDAFVLNVHGPVNE, encoded by the coding sequence ACCGGTTCTATCCGACCGAAGACCAGGAGGCGGTTCTCGCCAAAGTCTTCGGACACACCCGGTACGTCTGGAACTGGGCCTTGGAGCTTCGTACCGATGCCTACTACGAAGAAGGCGAAAGCCTGAGCTACACCGACACGGCCAAACGCCTGACTGGACTCAAGAAAGAGAAAACTTGGCTCCGCGAGGTCTCGTCGGTGGCACTCCAACAGAAGCTCCGCGACCTCGACCAAGCCTTTCAGAATTTCTTCGACGGCCGGTGTGGATACCCCAATTTCAAAGCCAAACACGACAAGCAAGCAGCCCGATTCGCTTCCAACGCCTTCACGCTTCACGGCAAGAAACTGTCGGTGGCGAAAGTGCCGGGAAGCCTGAACGTGCGCTGGAGCCGTGACCTGCCCGAAGAAGCCAAACCGACCTCGGTTACGCTCACAAAAGATCCAGCAGGTCGGTACTTCGTGAGTATTACCTGCACGTTACCTGATCCAGAGCCAAGGCCAGTTGTCACTGACAAAGAGGGTGACCATAAGTCGGTCGGCATTGATCTTGGCGTGGCCGATGTGGTTGTTACCTCCGACGGTTGGAAGTCGGGGAATCCGAAGTATCTGGAAGATGACCTCTACCGACTCCAGAAAGCACAACGCCGTCTCTCTCGCAAGGAAAAGGGATCGGAGAACTGGAAGAAGCAGAAGCAGCGCGTAGCGAAGATCCACGCCGAGATTCAAGACAAACGAGAAGACTTTCTTCACAAACTGTCTCGAAAGGTCGTTGACGAGAACCAAGTCATCGCTCTGGAAAGCCTGAACGTGAAGGGAATGCAGCAGAACCGGAACCTTGCCCGGTCGATAAGCGATACTGGATGGTCTACGCTCGTTCGAATGATCGAGTATAAAGCGAAAGAGGCAGGTCGGACAGTCGTCAAAATCGACCGCTGGTTCCCTTCAACTAAACGTTGCTCTGAATGCGGTTACGTCACCGAGAGCAAGCCGTTGTCGGTGCGGTCGTGGGACTGCCCCCGTTGTGAGGCCAGTCACGACCGAGACATCAACGCCGCCAAAAACATTCGTACCGCTGGGCTGGCGGGAGCCTCCCAAAAGGCCAATGACTCTGGAGGACACAGTAAGACGCGGGACGCCTTTGTGCTGAACGTGCATGGTCCTGTGAATGAGTAA